The DNA window GGGGTCCATATAAACACCCATGAATTGAAGTCCTGTCAACACTTTTTCGCGAATAACTTCACTATTTTCACCAATACCAGCTGTGAAGATAATGGCGTCTACACCGTTCATACGGGCAGCATAAGATCCGATATATTTATGTATTCTATTAGCAAATACATCAAGTGCTAATTGAGCACGATCATTTCCCTTAGATGCCTCTACTACAATATCTCTTAAATCACTTGAAAAACCAGAAACACCAAGCATTCCAGATTTTTTATTCAACACATCTAATATTCCCTCAGCACTTTTTCCCGTTTTCTCCATTAAATAAGGAATGAGAGCGGGATCAATGTTACCTGACCTAGTGCCCATCGTTACACCTGCAAGTGGTGTAAAGCCCATAGATGTATCAATCGACTTTCCTTTGTGAATTGCAGCGATGCTTGCCCCATTGCCCAGATGGCAAGAGATAAAACGAGTAGTTTCCAACGGTCGATTTAACAGTTCTGCAGCTCGATTCGCCACATATTTGTGAGATGTACCGTGAAAGCCGTATTTTCGGATTCCATATTTTTCATAGTAATTATAAGGAATAGAGTATAAATAAGAACTTTCTGGCATCGTTTGATGAAAGGCGGTATCAAACACGGCTACGGCAGGAACATTCGGCAATTCTTTTGCAAATACCTTAATACCTGCCACATTTGCAGGATTGTGAAGTGGTGCAAGCTCGGACAACTCTTCTAAGGTCACTAAAACACCCTCTGTTATGAGTACAGAGTCACTATAAACCTCTCCTCCATGGACGACACGATGTCCTATTCCTTGAATATCGTCTAATGATTCAATCACACTTTTATCCAATAATATGTTTATTAATAATTTGACTGCTTGTGCATGATTTTCAACT is part of the Psychrobacillus sp. FSL H8-0483 genome and encodes:
- a CDS encoding acetate kinase, producing the protein MPNILAVNAGSSSLKFQLFKMPEEVVIAKGLIERIGLSDPVFTMTTKDERIHMIQTVENHAQAVKLLINILLDKSVIESLDDIQGIGHRVVHGGEVYSDSVLITEGVLVTLEELSELAPLHNPANVAGIKVFAKELPNVPAVAVFDTAFHQTMPESSYLYSIPYNYYEKYGIRKYGFHGTSHKYVANRAAELLNRPLETTRFISCHLGNGASIAAIHKGKSIDTSMGFTPLAGVTMGTRSGNIDPALIPYLMEKTGKSAEGILDVLNKKSGMLGVSGFSSDLRDIVVEASKGNDRAQLALDVFANRIHKYIGSYAARMNGVDAIIFTAGIGENSEVIREKVLTGLQFMGVYMDPDLNKLNGKEGFINYPHSPVKVIVIPTNEEIMIARDTMRIAGV